The genomic window TTGAGGTGGATGGAGGCGACTCTGGGAGCAGATGAAGGGGAGAAACAATAGGAGGAGATCCCAGATGGAGGTCGGAGGGGGAGGCGGCATCATAATGcagctgtggaggaggaggaggaggaggaggaggaggggggaggctGCAGGAGAGGACAAGATAATAACAGAGAGAAAAGTCCGAACGGAAGCGAAAGAGAATATTAAGAGTctggagggaagagagagacatttagaggaggaggaggggggggggggggaggaggaggggggggagaaggaggaggagggggaggaggaggagggggagggggaggaggaggagggggagggggaggaggagagtcaCTGATCTCATGAGATTTCACGCCCCGGACTTCGGTTCCCCACCGCTTCGTCTGCTGAAAAGCTCAATGAACCTTCGTTTAGTTCCATTTATTCTCAGTTATTGATTGTAGATCTGTGGGGCAGACCGGAAACCCGCTTCGGTTCTGATTAATCGTCCAGCTTTCCCGGGTCGTGCGGTTTTCCTGACACAAACGACGCCGCGGAGACGGATGGAGGGAATCCACGAAGCTCCGATCGATCAGCCGATTGGCTGCAGACTGACGCCCCCTTTGGTACCGGGCCCGGACCAGAGAGAACCACCACGTGGCTCTGATCCGACCGGAGGGGGAGGGGTCGTCCTACGCCGTCCGTCCGTCGGTCTCCAGCGTGACGACCATCATCTGGACGCCGTGCTTCCCCGGCAGGTCCGACCCGGCCAGCTCAGCTTTATCGGCACCGAACGTCTCCAGCCGAACTTCGGCGCAGCTCAGCTTCCACCTGCGGAGCAGCACTTCGATCGACCAATCAGCGCTgacacagagaggaggcggggtcaggatgggggggcggggcatgttCTCTGGCGTCTGGGTCATACTCAACCTTCTCTCCTGGTACGTGGTCCAGAACTGAGCCCCGGGGTTCTTCCTCAGCAGGAAAGCGACGGTGACGAGGACGCTCTCAAAGTCTGAAACAAACGTCTCGCCGCGTTATTGTAACGTTACGCGTTTACGCATTTCTACGTACGTTCTCGCCTCGCCGTTCGTAACCGATGAGGACGAACCTCGCGGCTCGTAGAAGACATCTGAACCCAGGATGACGTCCAGCTCAGGAAGCAGGACCAGGTCCGGGGACACCTCCCCCCAGGTGAGGCCGAGCACCAGGACGCCGCTGAGCCCGTTAGCTTCACAGCTACGCCGGCAGTTCTCCAGACACCGAGGCGTCTGGGCGCCGTCCGATAGGATCACCTTGGCGCCGCACCTGGCCGCCACCACGCCCGGCAGACTCACGCCCGCGCCGATCTGTGGAGACGGAGACAACGTCCACGACTCTGGGGACGCTTCGTCCTCGGATGGAAGCAGCTTCTCACCTCCAGAACCGTCTTGTCCCTCAGGGCCGTCCTGTTGGCCCAGACGTACTGAGCCAGCACCGCCGCACACGGCCACACCCGCATGCCGTGCTGGGGGTCCAGAACCTGACCGGGATCACATGATGTCATGAACACCCGTCGATGGGACGATGACGTCACGTCTACCTTCATTGATCAGAAACCAAAACGTCagcgtgatgatgtcatcctctgGGAGGAGCCCCGGCGAGGCTGCCAGGCTCCATCAGACATCAGACGATGACGTCATTATTTGTGACTTTATGGAGGGTAGTTCAACAAGGAAGGGTCAATTATAAATCTAAAGTGTCGATATATTGATTTTAACCGATCACGTTTAAAGCTTTTATTTAAACACGTCTTTGTGGAGTGGAAAACGCCGACGTGACGTAGATCCGTCTCCTTTAGCCGCGTCATCAAAAGGCGTTTGTACCGACCTTTAATGGCGTAAACTCGGATTATGAACCGCTGTACCCGAACGATTCTAAATGCATAACGTGAAACAGACCTCGGGTATCGAGACGGAGAGACATTCCTGTCCGCTCTTCTTGCCTTCTTCAAACGTGAACACTTTATAAGCTATGCTCGGTGTGTCGGCTTCACTGTGCGCCATTCTGCGGGTCAATAGCCTTCTAAAATGGGGTAATAATATAACTAGCGttgctgtttctctctgtcttctaGTGAGAAACTCTTAAccattttaattcattaatatattaattttccATCGCCGGGCGCTTCGATCGCGTCTATTTCCTGAAACAAAAGAGAAGCGTTccaacagccaatcaaatcTACATAAACGCCTGGCGGGAAGGTTCGGTTGATAGAGCGTCCAATCATCGGGTTCCGTTTGGGGACGCTGTGACCAATGAGATTTCGCTCTTTCGAAATGGGGCGGGAGCTGTGGGATGTCAATCTGTTGCCTACAAGCCAGTTTAGCTTGTTTCGTTAAGAGTTTAGTTAAGGCTACCGGCCCAGCAAAGTGTTCTCCCATTTCCTGCTAAGACTTCAGAGTGTTTTTAATACattgtttattgttttgttgCCAGTCAGGTTAAAAAGGTGAGACTGTCACAACAGCGCAGCTAGCCGGTGGGCTAGTGACTGTGTTTGTGTAGTAGCTCCGGGTTAGCTCTGGAGCTAGCTAAACGGAGATAACACGCGCGTCTCTCTTTAaatcctccaggaggaggaatgaACCATAAAAGTAAGAAGAGG from Brachionichthys hirsutus isolate HB-005 chromosome 16, CSIRO-AGI_Bhir_v1, whole genome shotgun sequence includes these protein-coding regions:
- the mettl23 gene encoding histone-arginine methyltransferase METTL23; translated protein: MAHSEADTPSIAYKVFTFEEGKKSGQECLSVSIPEVLDPQHGMRVWPCAAVLAQYVWANRTALRDKTVLEIGAGVSLPGVVAARCGAKVILSDGAQTPRCLENCRRSCEANGLSGVLVLGLTWGEVSPDLVLLPELDVILGSDVFYEPRDFESVLVTVAFLLRKNPGAQFWTTYQERSADWSIEVLLRRWKLSCAEVRLETFGADKAELAGSDLPGKHGVQMMVVTLETDGRTA